The Cyclopterus lumpus isolate fCycLum1 chromosome 6, fCycLum1.pri, whole genome shotgun sequence genome contains a region encoding:
- the appl2 gene encoding DCC-interacting protein 13-beta isoform X1 produces MPAVHHKLLLEEALQDSPQTRSLLSVFEEDSGTLTDYTNQLLQSMQRVFGAQSEMGLATEQLSQQLLDYEKKNFALGKGDEEVIVTLQNFAKTVGELNSLHSELANQMADGMVFPLIQFREKDLTEISTLKEIFGIATDEHEAAMVKYSRLPKKKENEKLKSDLVKEVAYTRRKQHQGSLQYYCALNALQYRKRVAMLEPMLGYTKAQISFFKKGIELVSKKMDNFLSSVSNMTQNIQAQLDVEAEAMRGSQREFLSVEDTVYMPDKDTEPVNRTLIQKAGYLNIRNKTGLVTTAWDRLYFFTQGGNLMCQPRGAVAGGMVLDLDNSSVMAVECEDRRYCFQITSPSGKTSMILQAESKREYEEWICTVNNISRQIYLTDNPEAVAIRLNQTAIQAVTPITSFEKRPEGSPNPDRAKPGGVHAASGGSQKTGAAPEPEDLIAPGTPIQFDIMLPASEFQDQNRAGGRRTNPFGETDDDCSTESDDSLLQQVFAVRFQGSMAVRCGNNQEVIYEAMRQVLAARAIHNIFRTTESHLMVTSSSLRLIDPQTQVTRISFQLGEVCQFAAHQENGRLMGFVVEGRDWSDGDEEGEPSFSTFVFESNTEGEKICYTINLAKDITEAKKDPEALAQLMKNMPLTNDGKFLLLEPETGDTTNGAEEDLESEA; encoded by the exons ATGCCGGCCGTACATCACAAACTGCTCCTGGAGGAAGCTTTGCAGGACAGTCCTCAG ACTCGCTCCCTGCTCAGCGTGTTTGAGGAAGATTCTGGGACGCTGACGGACTACACCAACCAGCTGCTGCAATCGATGCAGCGTGTGTTTGGAGCCCAG AGTGAGATGGGATTGGCCACGGAGCAGCTCTCACAGCAACTTCTGGATTATGAGAAGAAA AATTTTGCCCTTGGAAAAGGTGATGAAGAAGTAATCGTCACGCTGCAGAACTTTGCCAAAACTGTAGGGGAG CTGAACTCGCTCCACTCTGAGCTAGCCAACCAGATGGCTGACGGCATGGTTTTCCCTTTGATCCAGTTCAGAGAGAAAGACCTTACAG AGATAAGCACACTGAAGGAAATATTCGGCATCGCCACTGATG AGCACGAGGCAGCGATGGTCAAATACAGCCGATTGcccaagaagaaggagaatgagAAG CTGAAGTCAGACTTGGTGAAGGAGGTGGCGTACACTCGGAGGAAGCAGCACCAAGGCTCTCTGCAGTATTACTGTGCCCTCAACGCCCTGCAGTATCGCAAGAGAGTCGCTATGCTCGAACCCATGCTTGGCTACACAAAGGCACAG atCAGCTTCTTCAAGAAAGGCATTGAGTTGGTGTCAAAGAAGATGGACAACTTTCTTTCCTCTGTGTCCAACATGACTCAAAA TATCCAGGCCCAGCTGGACGTAGAAGCAGAGGCCATGCGTGGGTCCCAGAGGGAGTTTCTGTCTGTGGAGGACACGGTCTACATGCCAGATAAGGACACTGAGCCTGTCAATCGCACACTCATCCAGAAGGCTGGCTACCTCAACATTAGGAA TAAAACAGGGCTAGTGACCACAGCCTGGGACAGACTGTACTTCTTCACCCAGGGAGGGAACCTCATGTGTCAGCCGCGTGGGGCGGTGGCGGGGGGGATGGTGCTGGACCTGGACAACAGCTCTGTCATGGCCGTGGAGTGTGAAGACAGACGCTACTGTTTTCAAATAACCTCCCCCTCAGGCAAAAC GTCGATGATTCTACAAGCTGAGAGCAAAAGGGAGTATGAAGAA tgGATTTGTACTGTGAACAACATCTCCAGACAGATCTACCTGACTGACAACCCAGAG gcTGTGGCCATCCGACTAAACCAGACCGCTATCCAGGCAGTCACCCCCATCACCAGCTTTGAGAAGAGACCAGAGGGCTCGCCCAACCCTGACAG AGCGAAGCCAGGAGGAGTACATGCTGCCAGTGGTGGTTCCCAGAAGACGGGGGCTGCTCCGGAACCAGAAGACCTGATAGCCCCTGGGACCCCCATTCAGTTTGACATCATGCTGCCGGCCTCTGAGTTTCAGGACCAGAACAGGGCCGGGGGGAG ACGCACAAATCCGTTTGGAGAAACGGACGATGACTGTTCAACAGAAAGTGACG ACTCCCTCCTGCAGCAAGTATTTGCCGTGCGCTTCCAAGGCTCAATGGCGGTGCGTTGCGGCAACAATCAGGAGGTGATCTACGAGGCCATGAGGCAGGTGCTGGCTGCCCGAGCCATCCACAACATCTTCAGGACCACCGAGTCCCACCTCATGGTCACCAGCAGTAGCCTCAG GTTGATCGACCCTCAGACTCAAGTTACAAGAATAAGT TTCCAGCTCGGAGAAGTGTGTCAGTTTGCGGCGCACCAAGAGAACGGGAGGCTGATGGGCTTCGTGGTGGAGGGCCGAGACTGGAGTGACggagatgaggagggagagcCTTCGTTTAGCACCTTCGTGTTTGAGAGcaacacagagggagaaaag ATATGTTACACCATAAACTTGGCGAAGGACATTACAGAAGCCAAGAAG gaCCCAGAGGCCCTGGCCCAGCTGATGAAGAACATGCCTCTAACTAATGATGGCAAATTCCTGCTGCTGGAGCCAGAGACGGGCGACACGACTAACGGAGCAGAAGAAGACCTGGAGTCTGAAGCCTAG
- the appl2 gene encoding DCC-interacting protein 13-beta isoform X2, which yields MPAVHHKLLLEEALQDSPQTRSLLSVFEEDSGTLTDYTNQLLQSMQRVFGAQSEMGLATEQLSQQLLDYEKKLNSLHSELANQMADGMVFPLIQFREKDLTEISTLKEIFGIATDEHEAAMVKYSRLPKKKENEKLKSDLVKEVAYTRRKQHQGSLQYYCALNALQYRKRVAMLEPMLGYTKAQISFFKKGIELVSKKMDNFLSSVSNMTQNIQAQLDVEAEAMRGSQREFLSVEDTVYMPDKDTEPVNRTLIQKAGYLNIRNKTGLVTTAWDRLYFFTQGGNLMCQPRGAVAGGMVLDLDNSSVMAVECEDRRYCFQITSPSGKTSMILQAESKREYEEWICTVNNISRQIYLTDNPEAVAIRLNQTAIQAVTPITSFEKRPEGSPNPDRAKPGGVHAASGGSQKTGAAPEPEDLIAPGTPIQFDIMLPASEFQDQNRAGGRRTNPFGETDDDCSTESDDSLLQQVFAVRFQGSMAVRCGNNQEVIYEAMRQVLAARAIHNIFRTTESHLMVTSSSLRLIDPQTQVTRISFQLGEVCQFAAHQENGRLMGFVVEGRDWSDGDEEGEPSFSTFVFESNTEGEKICYTINLAKDITEAKKDPEALAQLMKNMPLTNDGKFLLLEPETGDTTNGAEEDLESEA from the exons ATGCCGGCCGTACATCACAAACTGCTCCTGGAGGAAGCTTTGCAGGACAGTCCTCAG ACTCGCTCCCTGCTCAGCGTGTTTGAGGAAGATTCTGGGACGCTGACGGACTACACCAACCAGCTGCTGCAATCGATGCAGCGTGTGTTTGGAGCCCAG AGTGAGATGGGATTGGCCACGGAGCAGCTCTCACAGCAACTTCTGGATTATGAGAAGAAA CTGAACTCGCTCCACTCTGAGCTAGCCAACCAGATGGCTGACGGCATGGTTTTCCCTTTGATCCAGTTCAGAGAGAAAGACCTTACAG AGATAAGCACACTGAAGGAAATATTCGGCATCGCCACTGATG AGCACGAGGCAGCGATGGTCAAATACAGCCGATTGcccaagaagaaggagaatgagAAG CTGAAGTCAGACTTGGTGAAGGAGGTGGCGTACACTCGGAGGAAGCAGCACCAAGGCTCTCTGCAGTATTACTGTGCCCTCAACGCCCTGCAGTATCGCAAGAGAGTCGCTATGCTCGAACCCATGCTTGGCTACACAAAGGCACAG atCAGCTTCTTCAAGAAAGGCATTGAGTTGGTGTCAAAGAAGATGGACAACTTTCTTTCCTCTGTGTCCAACATGACTCAAAA TATCCAGGCCCAGCTGGACGTAGAAGCAGAGGCCATGCGTGGGTCCCAGAGGGAGTTTCTGTCTGTGGAGGACACGGTCTACATGCCAGATAAGGACACTGAGCCTGTCAATCGCACACTCATCCAGAAGGCTGGCTACCTCAACATTAGGAA TAAAACAGGGCTAGTGACCACAGCCTGGGACAGACTGTACTTCTTCACCCAGGGAGGGAACCTCATGTGTCAGCCGCGTGGGGCGGTGGCGGGGGGGATGGTGCTGGACCTGGACAACAGCTCTGTCATGGCCGTGGAGTGTGAAGACAGACGCTACTGTTTTCAAATAACCTCCCCCTCAGGCAAAAC GTCGATGATTCTACAAGCTGAGAGCAAAAGGGAGTATGAAGAA tgGATTTGTACTGTGAACAACATCTCCAGACAGATCTACCTGACTGACAACCCAGAG gcTGTGGCCATCCGACTAAACCAGACCGCTATCCAGGCAGTCACCCCCATCACCAGCTTTGAGAAGAGACCAGAGGGCTCGCCCAACCCTGACAG AGCGAAGCCAGGAGGAGTACATGCTGCCAGTGGTGGTTCCCAGAAGACGGGGGCTGCTCCGGAACCAGAAGACCTGATAGCCCCTGGGACCCCCATTCAGTTTGACATCATGCTGCCGGCCTCTGAGTTTCAGGACCAGAACAGGGCCGGGGGGAG ACGCACAAATCCGTTTGGAGAAACGGACGATGACTGTTCAACAGAAAGTGACG ACTCCCTCCTGCAGCAAGTATTTGCCGTGCGCTTCCAAGGCTCAATGGCGGTGCGTTGCGGCAACAATCAGGAGGTGATCTACGAGGCCATGAGGCAGGTGCTGGCTGCCCGAGCCATCCACAACATCTTCAGGACCACCGAGTCCCACCTCATGGTCACCAGCAGTAGCCTCAG GTTGATCGACCCTCAGACTCAAGTTACAAGAATAAGT TTCCAGCTCGGAGAAGTGTGTCAGTTTGCGGCGCACCAAGAGAACGGGAGGCTGATGGGCTTCGTGGTGGAGGGCCGAGACTGGAGTGACggagatgaggagggagagcCTTCGTTTAGCACCTTCGTGTTTGAGAGcaacacagagggagaaaag ATATGTTACACCATAAACTTGGCGAAGGACATTACAGAAGCCAAGAAG gaCCCAGAGGCCCTGGCCCAGCTGATGAAGAACATGCCTCTAACTAATGATGGCAAATTCCTGCTGCTGGAGCCAGAGACGGGCGACACGACTAACGGAGCAGAAGAAGACCTGGAGTCTGAAGCCTAG
- the LOC117732721 gene encoding overexpressed in colon carcinoma 1 protein, which produces MGCGNSSATNTSGDGPADVSNVTEDPLVDDEKRMNYGGVYVGIPADLTAVAASQSTCKD; this is translated from the exons ATGGGCTGTGGCAATTCCTCAGCCACCAACACCTCAGGAGACG GGCCAGCAGATGTCTCCAATGT GACAGAAGATCCCTTGGTAGACGATGAGAAGagaat gaACTATGGTGGCGTATACGTCGGTATACCAGCAGACCTGACCGCTGTGGCTGCCAGTCAGTCCACATGTAAAG ATTAG